Proteins found in one archaeon genomic segment:
- a CDS encoding electron transfer flavoprotein subunit alpha/FixB family protein, with product MKGPSIWAYSESPDLSSELYTAAESLGKELGATPVLVEVGRPRGSASPGERLVLTVGGGDATSPEVAAEAMNRAFESARPVAVLVGATRDGREVAARLAAKLGLGCISDATSLATDGKSLTGERGAFGGRVVARVRATLPCVATVKSGSFARASTKEGGTVELDVGEVRRLTRTVQRAPKASGSVDLKRARVIVSAGRGVKKKEDLPILEELARLLGGALGCSRPLSSDLGWLPEEHHIGLTGVTVRPELYIAVGISGQLQHIAGMKDSKVVVAINTDKEAPIFQASDYGIVGDLYQVVPALAAALSSRT from the coding sequence GTGAAGGGTCCCTCAATCTGGGCGTACTCGGAGTCCCCGGATCTCTCCAGCGAGCTCTACACCGCAGCCGAGTCTCTGGGGAAGGAACTGGGCGCGACCCCGGTCTTGGTGGAAGTAGGACGCCCGCGGGGCTCGGCGAGCCCAGGCGAGAGGCTGGTCCTCACCGTAGGCGGGGGAGACGCCACAAGCCCCGAGGTGGCCGCCGAGGCGATGAACCGGGCCTTCGAGAGTGCGAGACCTGTCGCGGTCTTGGTCGGAGCCACCAGAGACGGAAGGGAGGTAGCGGCCCGCCTCGCCGCGAAGCTCGGCCTTGGGTGCATCTCCGATGCCACTTCACTCGCCACCGACGGGAAGTCCCTCACAGGCGAGCGGGGGGCCTTCGGAGGAAGGGTCGTCGCGAGGGTCCGCGCCACCCTCCCATGCGTCGCTACGGTCAAGTCCGGGTCCTTTGCCAGAGCTTCGACCAAGGAGGGGGGGACCGTGGAACTGGACGTAGGGGAAGTCAGGCGGCTCACCAGGACGGTCCAGAGGGCCCCGAAGGCCTCCGGCTCCGTGGACCTGAAGAGGGCGAGGGTGATAGTATCGGCGGGACGAGGGGTCAAGAAGAAAGAAGACCTGCCCATTCTCGAAGAGCTGGCGCGCCTCCTCGGAGGGGCGCTCGGGTGCTCGAGGCCGCTGTCGTCCGACCTAGGATGGCTCCCGGAGGAGCACCACATCGGCCTGACGGGGGTCACGGTCAGGCCCGAGCTCTACATCGCGGTCGGGATCTCGGGGCAGCTCCAGCACATCGCAGGGATGAAGGACTCCAAGGTGGTGGTCGCGATCAACACCGACAAGGAAGCGCCCATCTTCCAGGCGTCTGACTACGGGATCGTCGGAGACCTCTATCAGGTGGTGCCTGCCCTGGCCGCGGCGCTTTCGTCGCGGACCTGA
- a CDS encoding electron transfer flavoprotein subunit beta/FixA family protein — protein sequence MKIAVCVKQALDEAELRVDPSGRPQLEGAATKMSTFDKNAVEEALRVRAALGGEVVVFTVGGPDAKKSLKEALAMGADRGTLVVSQPFALDTLGTARLLSDAIARAGPFDLVVCSEGSSDAYTGQVPPMLAELLGLPYVGYSRKIEAGEGKVVAERALEEAVETVEAPMPAVVSVVSEINEPRYPTLIQIMQAAKKPIEESSPAMPAAERAAQVTGMRVQQVSRKHVIFEGAPEEAAKKLLEALRKDGVLQ from the coding sequence ATGAAGATAGCAGTCTGCGTGAAGCAGGCGCTCGACGAGGCGGAGCTGAGGGTCGACCCCTCGGGCAGACCCCAGCTGGAAGGGGCAGCGACAAAGATGAGCACCTTCGACAAGAACGCGGTCGAAGAAGCTCTCAGGGTCCGCGCCGCGCTGGGTGGAGAGGTAGTGGTCTTCACTGTCGGGGGTCCGGATGCGAAGAAGTCCCTGAAGGAGGCCCTCGCGATGGGCGCTGACAGAGGGACGCTGGTCGTCTCCCAGCCCTTCGCGCTCGACACCCTGGGCACGGCGAGGCTGCTGTCCGACGCGATAGCCAGGGCCGGCCCCTTCGACCTTGTCGTCTGCTCCGAAGGCTCCTCTGACGCATACACGGGACAGGTCCCTCCCATGCTGGCCGAGCTGCTGGGCCTCCCCTACGTCGGCTACTCCCGAAAGATCGAAGCTGGCGAAGGAAAGGTAGTGGCAGAGAGGGCTCTCGAGGAGGCTGTGGAGACCGTCGAGGCGCCCATGCCGGCGGTGGTCTCGGTGGTCAGCGAGATCAACGAGCCGAGGTACCCCACCCTGATCCAGATAATGCAGGCCGCGAAGAAGCCGATTGAGGAGTCGTCGCCGGCCATGCCCGCGGCCGAGCGAGCGGCGCAGGTCACCGGAATGCGCGTCCAGCAGGTCAGTCGCAAGCACGTCATCTTCGAGGGCGCCCCCGAGGAGGCTGCGAAGAAGCTCCTCGAGGCCCTGAGGAAGGACGGAGTCCTGCAGTGA
- a CDS encoding acyl-CoA dehydrogenase family protein, with the protein MPLLSPEHRLLLKSNYPEHEEYASILEALGGYMEGKVLPRSKGIDDGSLKMAPSREGLLAQGFCQIPFPKEYGGLGLPFGIYVLAAEFAGYSDAGLALSVAIHNTAAEGIFQFGTEEQKRKYVPDIISGKKVASFSLTEPTSGSDAKSMATRAKRSGKGWVLNGSKSFITNAGEADVYFVFAATDKGPSSFIVEKSNPGISFGADLPKLGMRGSRTSEVRFSDCEVGESALVGTEGQGFEYAKKMLSGSRIVMGSLCVGIARVALEKALVYTKQRKAFGSPISDFQLTREKIADMRTGITAGRLLCMHAARARESGAEYSSEAAQAKVFATEMSVRVCDLAIQLFGGHGYTTDDVHRHWRDARLLTIGEGTSDVLRLLIAGRELARSG; encoded by the coding sequence GTGCCCCTCCTGAGCCCTGAGCACAGGCTCCTGCTGAAGTCCAACTATCCAGAACACGAGGAGTACGCCTCGATCCTCGAAGCGCTCGGAGGCTACATGGAGGGTAAAGTCCTTCCGCGCTCGAAGGGGATCGACGACGGCTCGTTGAAGATGGCCCCCAGCAGGGAGGGCCTGCTCGCGCAGGGGTTCTGCCAGATTCCCTTCCCGAAGGAGTACGGGGGCCTCGGGCTCCCCTTCGGAATCTACGTGCTGGCGGCCGAGTTCGCGGGCTACTCGGACGCGGGCCTCGCATTGAGCGTCGCGATCCACAACACCGCGGCCGAAGGGATCTTTCAGTTCGGGACCGAGGAGCAGAAGCGGAAGTACGTGCCGGACATCATCTCGGGGAAGAAGGTCGCATCGTTCAGCCTCACGGAGCCAACCTCGGGGTCCGACGCCAAGTCCATGGCGACCCGGGCGAAGAGGTCTGGCAAAGGGTGGGTCCTCAACGGGTCGAAGTCGTTCATAACGAACGCGGGCGAGGCGGACGTCTACTTCGTTTTCGCGGCAACCGACAAGGGGCCCTCTAGCTTCATAGTCGAGAAGTCCAACCCGGGCATCAGCTTCGGAGCCGACCTCCCCAAGCTCGGGATGCGCGGGTCGAGGACGTCCGAGGTCCGCTTCTCCGACTGCGAGGTCGGGGAAAGCGCGCTGGTGGGCACCGAGGGCCAGGGTTTCGAGTACGCCAAGAAGATGCTCAGCGGCAGCAGAATCGTGATGGGGTCACTCTGCGTGGGGATCGCAAGGGTCGCCCTCGAAAAGGCCCTGGTTTACACGAAGCAAAGGAAGGCCTTCGGCTCCCCCATCTCCGACTTCCAGCTGACGAGGGAGAAGATAGCCGACATGAGGACAGGGATAACCGCCGGGAGGCTGCTGTGCATGCACGCGGCCAGGGCAAGGGAGTCGGGGGCCGAGTACTCGTCTGAGGCTGCCCAGGCCAAGGTCTTCGCTACCGAGATGTCCGTCAGGGTCTGCGACCTTGCCATCCAGCTCTTCGGAGGGCACGGGTACACCACCGACGACGTCCACAGGCACTGGAGGGACGCCAGGCTCCTTACAATAGGCGAGGGGACCTCCGATGTATTGAGGTTGCTCATCGCCGGCAGGGAACTGGCGCGCTCCGGATGA
- a CDS encoding MmgE/PrpD family protein, with the protein MALADRLAGYALSVDFRSLDSRTVKETKARMVDALGCAIGAYGEAPARAARRAVSKLSSRGPSTVLGSGAGAPPDLAAFANGLMVRYFDFNDTYLSKEPAHPSDNIPPVFAVAEAEDLGGREAIAAAVVAYEVQCRLCDAADIRHRGWDHVNYGLVSTSLAAAKLMGLEAGRAAQAVNISLNSHIAMRQVRAGELSMWKGASFANAARNGVFSAYLAREGVTGPTPVFEGEMGFFKQVSGPFRLDVDKFGGRLGRFKVNETYIKFWPAEYHAQTAVWAAIEVMKKAGRAGQIKEVLVETHEAGYTILAKDREKWRPATKETADHSLPYMVAMALLKGRVDNETYSEENIHDEKNLDMVRRVKVVEDKRLTQMYPAGGMPNRVTVTMADGRKVSSQVDFPRGHPLNPMTKLEVEAKFLNLTRKHLGAKRARKALDELWRLETARDLEHVLGLLKVAGRGSKA; encoded by the coding sequence GTGGCGCTCGCAGACAGGCTCGCAGGATACGCTCTTTCCGTAGACTTCAGGTCCCTCGACTCCAGGACCGTCAAGGAGACGAAGGCGCGCATGGTCGATGCGCTCGGGTGCGCGATCGGCGCATACGGGGAGGCGCCTGCGAGGGCTGCCCGGAGGGCCGTCTCGAAGCTCTCCTCTCGCGGGCCCTCGACCGTCTTGGGGTCCGGAGCGGGGGCGCCTCCTGACCTTGCCGCCTTCGCCAACGGCCTGATGGTCAGGTACTTCGACTTCAACGACACCTATCTTTCGAAGGAGCCCGCCCACCCGAGCGACAACATCCCGCCGGTGTTCGCGGTGGCCGAGGCCGAGGACCTCGGGGGCAGGGAAGCGATCGCAGCCGCGGTCGTGGCCTACGAGGTCCAGTGCAGGCTCTGCGATGCGGCGGACATCAGGCACCGCGGATGGGACCACGTGAACTACGGCCTGGTCTCCACGTCCCTTGCGGCAGCGAAGCTGATGGGCCTGGAGGCGGGCAGGGCCGCGCAGGCCGTCAACATTTCCTTGAACTCGCACATCGCGATGCGGCAGGTGAGGGCGGGGGAGCTCTCCATGTGGAAGGGGGCCTCCTTCGCGAACGCAGCCAGGAACGGGGTCTTCTCGGCCTATCTCGCGAGGGAGGGGGTCACGGGCCCGACTCCGGTCTTCGAAGGGGAGATGGGCTTCTTCAAGCAGGTCTCAGGGCCCTTCAGGCTGGACGTCGACAAGTTCGGAGGGCGGCTTGGGAGGTTCAAGGTCAACGAGACCTACATCAAGTTCTGGCCGGCGGAGTACCATGCCCAGACCGCGGTCTGGGCCGCGATCGAAGTCATGAAGAAGGCGGGGCGCGCAGGCCAGATCAAGGAGGTGCTCGTCGAGACGCACGAGGCCGGGTACACCATCCTTGCGAAGGACAGGGAGAAGTGGCGGCCTGCTACAAAGGAGACCGCGGACCACAGCCTGCCGTACATGGTCGCCATGGCCCTCCTGAAGGGAAGGGTAGACAACGAGACCTACTCGGAGGAGAACATCCATGACGAGAAGAACCTCGACATGGTGCGAAGGGTGAAGGTAGTCGAGGACAAGAGGCTCACACAGATGTACCCCGCCGGTGGGATGCCCAACAGGGTGACTGTGACCATGGCAGACGGGCGGAAGGTCTCCTCCCAGGTCGATTTCCCACGGGGGCACCCGCTCAACCCCATGACGAAGCTGGAAGTAGAGGCAAAGTTCCTGAACCTGACGAGGAAGCACCTGGGGGCGAAGAGGGCGAGGAAGGCGCTCGATGAGCTCTGGCGCCTCGAGACGGCCAGGGACCTCGAGCACGTGCTGGGGCTCCTGAAGGTCGCCGGGCGCGGTTCAAAGGCTTAA
- a CDS encoding LLM class flavin-dependent oxidoreductase, giving the protein MKLALGFNPVMSAAELSRVASKAEELGYDSVWVHESLFQRDVVTYLSSMALATRSLRVGSGIINTYTRHPVAAASTFATLSELAGGRVIFGLGLGSFPTIPLIGHQIFPVDKSKPLKRVQEYLEVVRRVWGGQKVDFEGEFFKVHNLTMGFKVEQKIPIFVASLSPMIQSYAGANADGAILSPALSTVKATEAMVANVARGEGRKGRKVERASYMMTSLDPDPKKAVEAVRDYYFFVYQLSEVVRPEALSPYGVTPERLAPMKEAWKRGDLPEAKRLVPEEAIEALTLSGGVDHAKDRLAEYVKTGVTLPILMPIGNVEFAMRAMSGGPA; this is encoded by the coding sequence GTGAAGCTCGCGCTCGGCTTCAACCCCGTGATGAGCGCCGCCGAACTGTCCAGGGTCGCGTCCAAGGCCGAGGAGTTGGGATACGACTCGGTCTGGGTGCACGAGAGCCTCTTCCAGAGGGACGTAGTCACGTACCTGTCGTCGATGGCCCTCGCGACGAGGAGCCTGCGGGTCGGTTCGGGGATAATCAACACCTACACAAGGCACCCTGTCGCGGCTGCGTCTACGTTCGCGACCCTCTCCGAGCTGGCAGGGGGGAGGGTCATCTTCGGCCTGGGGCTCGGGAGCTTCCCTACGATACCGCTCATCGGCCATCAGATCTTCCCAGTGGACAAGTCGAAGCCTCTGAAGAGGGTTCAGGAATACCTGGAGGTCGTCAGGAGAGTCTGGGGAGGGCAGAAGGTCGACTTCGAGGGCGAGTTCTTCAAGGTCCACAACCTCACCATGGGCTTCAAGGTGGAGCAGAAGATCCCGATCTTCGTAGCCTCGCTGTCGCCGATGATCCAGTCATACGCCGGCGCGAACGCGGACGGGGCGATCCTCTCTCCCGCGCTCAGCACCGTCAAGGCGACCGAGGCGATGGTTGCCAACGTGGCCCGCGGCGAAGGGCGGAAGGGGAGGAAGGTTGAGAGGGCCTCTTACATGATGACGTCCCTCGACCCTGACCCGAAGAAAGCGGTCGAGGCGGTGCGCGATTACTACTTCTTCGTCTATCAGCTCTCCGAGGTCGTAAGGCCCGAAGCCCTGTCCCCCTACGGCGTGACCCCGGAGAGGCTGGCGCCTATGAAAGAGGCCTGGAAGAGGGGCGACCTGCCCGAGGCCAAGCGCCTCGTCCCCGAGGAGGCGATCGAGGCATTGACCTTGTCGGGCGGAGTGGACCATGCCAAGGACCGGCTTGCAGAGTACGTCAAGACCGGGGTGACCCTGCCCATCCTGATGCCGATAGGGAACGTCGAGTTCGCGATGAGGGCCATGTCCGGGGGCCCTGCGTAG
- a CDS encoding prenyltransferase — protein sequence MQFALFTRLVRAQFAPIMVGPVLLGAALAWHLEGAFSPWLFLFALLGSVCLLLAANAIDDVYDYQSGTDAVAEKAFPPDAPGWKPIPRGVVTVRSAYQVSFALYALSISIGVGLSLVVGWYALGIAIPGILLSYFYTAPPLRLDYRGLGLGELSILFSFGPIPALGAYYVMSGHFSLLPLLVALPSGLLTVALLVSHDQIFYDVYKESGKRSLAVVIGRKSASVLVTSLAVGAFVLLLALVAAAVVPVMGLLALGALPLLVAVFDVKGEERTVPEYGRRTTRAFVLSTVFTLLLSAGLVLA from the coding sequence TTGCAGTTCGCGCTGTTCACGAGGCTCGTCAGGGCCCAGTTCGCCCCCATAATGGTGGGGCCAGTCCTGCTGGGGGCGGCTCTCGCCTGGCACCTCGAAGGCGCGTTTTCCCCTTGGCTCTTTCTGTTTGCGCTCCTGGGCTCCGTGTGCCTGCTCCTCGCGGCGAATGCCATCGACGATGTCTACGACTACCAGAGCGGCACAGACGCTGTCGCCGAGAAAGCCTTCCCCCCTGACGCTCCCGGCTGGAAGCCAATCCCGAGGGGAGTCGTCACGGTCAGGTCGGCGTACCAGGTCTCCTTCGCTCTTTACGCCCTCTCTATCTCGATAGGGGTCGGGCTCTCCCTGGTCGTCGGCTGGTACGCGCTGGGGATCGCGATTCCCGGGATACTCCTCAGCTACTTCTACACTGCGCCTCCCCTGCGCCTCGACTACAGGGGCCTGGGGCTCGGGGAGCTTTCGATACTCTTCAGCTTCGGCCCCATCCCTGCCCTGGGTGCCTACTACGTGATGTCCGGACACTTCTCCCTCCTTCCACTCCTTGTGGCCCTTCCGTCAGGGCTGCTGACCGTCGCCTTGCTGGTGTCCCACGACCAGATCTTCTACGACGTGTACAAGGAGTCGGGCAAGAGGTCGCTCGCCGTGGTGATCGGGAGGAAGAGCGCTTCAGTCTTGGTCACCTCCCTCGCCGTTGGAGCATTCGTGCTGCTCCTGGCGCTGGTCGCCGCTGCCGTCGTCCCGGTCATGGGGCTCCTCGCGCTCGGGGCGCTCCCCCTGCTGGTCGCAGTCTTTGATGTAAAGGGCGAGGAGAGGACCGTCCCCGAGTACGGGCGGAGGACGACCAGGGCATTCGTCTTGTCGACTGTATTCACGCTCCTCCTGTCCGCAGGGCTCGTCCTCGCCTGA
- a CDS encoding CPBP family intramembrane metalloprotease, whose protein sequence is MLALFLLPRGLFIPITFVATSLMVATAYASGAPKRPAGLGRNLLVGVASALLLYLVFYLGNAGLWVLKPLGLDPSYQSSIYSLIASPSNPLSLQLAVLLFDAAGYEAFFRGFMQKRLEARLGTAAAPAVALVDAGLHLATFNPLWVATTFVADLFWGLTFKYGRGATASFTSHLLWDVAIFVIRPIV, encoded by the coding sequence ATGCTCGCGCTCTTCCTCCTCCCGCGGGGCCTGTTCATCCCGATCACCTTCGTGGCGACCTCCCTGATGGTGGCGACCGCCTATGCCTCGGGGGCGCCGAAGCGACCCGCAGGCCTCGGGAGGAACCTCCTCGTGGGCGTCGCCTCCGCTCTCCTCCTCTACCTCGTGTTCTACCTGGGGAACGCAGGGCTCTGGGTCCTGAAGCCTCTCGGGCTCGACCCCTCGTACCAGTCCTCGATCTACTCCCTGATCGCGTCGCCCTCGAACCCGCTCTCTCTGCAGCTGGCCGTCCTGCTCTTCGACGCGGCCGGGTACGAGGCCTTCTTCAGGGGCTTCATGCAGAAGCGCCTCGAGGCAAGACTGGGGACTGCGGCCGCCCCTGCCGTCGCGCTCGTGGACGCCGGACTCCATCTCGCTACCTTCAACCCGCTCTGGGTCGCCACCACCTTCGTCGCCGACCTCTTCTGGGGCCTGACCTTCAAGTATGGCCGGGGAGCCACGGCCAGCTTCACTTCGCACCTGCTATGGGACGTCGCGATCTTCGTCATCAGACCCATAGTGTAA
- a CDS encoding thiolase domain-containing protein, giving the protein MKRVAVIGAGMTKFRRRMLETGRELSFEASRMALDSAGMEIKDVESVVMGTAPDAFDGVHMKGEYLMDGAGGTNKPYSRVYVGGGTGVFVPVAGWWHVASGQFDTCLVVGEEKMSPLHPHPQYAFWSIFDHTLERPLGVTLLWIFSLEMRRYMHVHGIKEEDIALVSVKNKGNAMDHPCAQLPARITVDDVMKSEPICLPVKRLDVSPTSDGAAAVMLASEDVARKYTDDPIWIDGVGWNVDTQYWTNRDLYYPRYVEKAARMAYKMAKIDEPKKQIDFAEVYDPFDYKELHHLEGVLLADKGQAPRMTREGITQRDGDLPVNPSGGLLGVGNPIAAAGTMKVCELFWQLRGEAGKRQVKKEVNRGLAQAWGDLLQVGTVITMRR; this is encoded by the coding sequence ATGAAGAGGGTCGCGGTCATCGGCGCCGGGATGACGAAGTTCCGCAGGCGGATGCTCGAGACCGGGAGGGAGCTCTCGTTCGAGGCCTCGAGGATGGCCCTCGACTCGGCCGGGATGGAGATCAAGGACGTCGAGTCCGTTGTCATGGGGACCGCCCCGGACGCATTCGACGGGGTCCACATGAAGGGGGAGTACCTCATGGACGGGGCCGGCGGGACCAACAAGCCCTACAGCAGGGTCTACGTGGGCGGGGGGACGGGCGTCTTCGTCCCGGTCGCAGGATGGTGGCACGTTGCCTCGGGGCAGTTCGACACGTGCCTGGTGGTAGGGGAGGAGAAGATGTCGCCGCTCCATCCTCACCCGCAGTACGCGTTCTGGAGCATCTTCGACCACACGCTCGAGAGGCCGCTCGGGGTCACGCTGCTCTGGATCTTCTCGCTCGAGATGCGCAGGTACATGCACGTCCACGGGATCAAGGAGGAGGACATCGCCCTGGTCTCGGTGAAGAACAAGGGGAACGCGATGGACCATCCGTGCGCCCAGCTCCCGGCCAGGATCACAGTCGACGACGTGATGAAGAGCGAGCCGATCTGCCTGCCTGTCAAGAGGCTGGACGTTTCGCCCACCTCCGACGGGGCGGCGGCGGTGATGCTCGCGTCCGAGGACGTGGCGAGGAAGTACACCGACGACCCGATCTGGATCGACGGCGTCGGCTGGAACGTGGACACCCAATACTGGACCAACAGGGACCTCTACTACCCGAGGTACGTCGAGAAGGCCGCAAGGATGGCCTACAAGATGGCGAAGATAGACGAGCCCAAGAAGCAGATCGACTTCGCGGAGGTATACGACCCGTTCGACTACAAGGAGCTGCACCACCTCGAGGGGGTCCTCCTCGCGGACAAGGGCCAGGCGCCCAGGATGACCCGCGAGGGAATCACTCAGAGGGACGGGGACCTCCCGGTCAACCCTTCAGGCGGGCTCCTAGGGGTAGGGAACCCAATCGCGGCTGCCGGGACGATGAAGGTCTGCGAGCTCTTCTGGCAGCTGAGGGGAGAGGCGGGCAAGAGACAGGTGAAGAAGGAAGTCAACAGGGGCCTCGCCCAGGCCTGGGGAGACCTCTTGCAGGTGGGTACCGTAATCACGATGAGAAGGTAG
- a CDS encoding acetoacetate--CoA ligase, translating to MSVASGEVLWEPGESQRRGSNIAKFAEELGRECTSEETYRKLWQWSVEDLEGFWGAVWESMKVEGGAPYTRVLAERKMPGARWFPGARLNYAQRALSVGGPGPALVCVDEEGEAEEVSWSQLKAEVGAAAAWLRGAGVVKGDRVAAYLPNVKESVVGLLATASLGAVWSSCSPEFGAQSAGDRFRQIGPRVLLAGTQYSYGGKRFDRREAVEEIAASLPTLERTVILPGGEVPAGLRGGTEWAELSEARGTLEFEQVPFDHPLWVLYSSGTTGLPKAIVQGHGGIVLEHLKALSLHVDVRPTDRFFWFTTTGWMMWNFLAGGLLLGATVVLYDGSPTYPDHGALWTLAEKHEVTILGTSAALVGACMKAGISPRSTHRLGALREVGSTGSPLSPEGFRWVYEEVKREVWLASISGGTDLCTEFVGGSPVLPVRAGELQCRCLGAKVEAYDEGGRPILGGTGELVISEPMPSMPLYFWGDEDGSRYRESYFADFPGVWRHGDWIEVLPSGSCRILGRSDATIKRMGVRIGTSELYRVVEALPEVYDSLAVDFERGGKEEILLFVALRPGSNLDAGLVERIKGAVRKDLSPRHVPDWVIEVPSVPRTINGKKLEVPVKKIMMGQDVSGSLSRGSLADPGSVDFFVALARRLESGGKL from the coding sequence TTGTCCGTGGCCTCCGGCGAGGTGCTGTGGGAGCCGGGCGAGTCCCAGAGGAGGGGCTCGAACATAGCGAAGTTCGCGGAGGAGCTCGGCAGGGAGTGCACCAGCGAGGAGACCTACCGGAAGCTCTGGCAGTGGTCGGTGGAGGACCTGGAAGGATTCTGGGGAGCGGTCTGGGAGTCCATGAAAGTCGAAGGCGGCGCGCCATACACCCGGGTCCTCGCGGAGAGGAAGATGCCGGGCGCCAGGTGGTTCCCAGGTGCGAGGCTCAACTACGCCCAGAGGGCACTGTCGGTCGGAGGCCCGGGGCCCGCGCTCGTGTGCGTCGACGAGGAAGGCGAAGCGGAGGAGGTGAGCTGGAGCCAGCTGAAGGCTGAGGTCGGAGCCGCCGCGGCGTGGCTCCGCGGAGCCGGGGTCGTCAAGGGCGACAGGGTGGCGGCATACCTTCCGAACGTCAAGGAGTCGGTGGTGGGCCTCCTCGCGACCGCAAGCCTAGGAGCTGTCTGGTCCAGCTGCTCTCCGGAGTTCGGGGCCCAGAGCGCAGGAGACAGGTTCAGGCAGATCGGACCCAGGGTGCTGCTCGCAGGGACCCAGTACTCTTACGGCGGTAAGCGCTTCGACAGGAGGGAGGCGGTCGAGGAGATCGCCGCTTCACTGCCGACCTTGGAGAGGACGGTCATCCTCCCTGGAGGGGAGGTCCCCGCGGGCCTCAGGGGAGGGACTGAGTGGGCGGAGCTTTCGGAGGCGCGGGGTACCCTCGAGTTCGAGCAGGTCCCCTTCGACCACCCTCTCTGGGTCCTCTACTCCTCCGGGACGACGGGCCTCCCGAAGGCCATCGTTCAGGGGCACGGGGGCATAGTGCTGGAGCACCTCAAGGCCCTCTCCCTCCACGTGGATGTGAGACCGACGGACCGATTCTTCTGGTTCACCACGACCGGTTGGATGATGTGGAACTTCCTGGCGGGGGGCCTTCTCTTGGGAGCGACGGTCGTTCTGTACGACGGGAGCCCGACCTACCCTGACCACGGAGCCCTGTGGACTCTGGCGGAGAAGCATGAGGTCACGATCCTTGGGACGAGCGCTGCGCTCGTCGGCGCATGCATGAAGGCAGGAATCTCTCCTCGCTCGACGCACAGGCTCGGCGCGCTGAGGGAGGTAGGGTCCACAGGCTCGCCCCTCTCGCCCGAAGGCTTTCGCTGGGTCTACGAGGAAGTGAAGCGGGAGGTCTGGCTCGCCTCCATAAGCGGAGGGACGGACCTCTGCACTGAGTTCGTCGGCGGGTCGCCGGTCCTTCCGGTGAGGGCCGGGGAGCTGCAGTGCAGGTGCCTGGGGGCTAAGGTCGAGGCCTATGACGAAGGGGGGAGGCCGATCCTCGGCGGGACTGGCGAGCTGGTCATCTCGGAACCTATGCCGAGCATGCCGCTGTACTTCTGGGGGGACGAGGACGGGTCCAGGTACCGGGAGAGCTACTTCGCGGACTTCCCGGGGGTCTGGAGGCACGGCGACTGGATAGAGGTCCTCCCGAGCGGCTCCTGCAGGATACTGGGACGGTCCGACGCGACCATCAAGAGGATGGGCGTCAGGATCGGCACGAGCGAGCTCTACAGGGTGGTCGAAGCGCTCCCGGAGGTCTATGATTCGCTGGCCGTGGACTTCGAACGAGGAGGGAAGGAGGAGATCCTGCTCTTCGTGGCCCTGAGGCCGGGGTCGAACCTGGACGCAGGGCTCGTCGAAAGGATCAAGGGTGCGGTCAGGAAGGACCTCTCCCCGAGGCACGTCCCCGACTGGGTCATCGAGGTCCCTTCGGTTCCCAGAACGATCAACGGGAAGAAGCTCGAAGTCCCGGTGAAGAAGATCATGATGGGGCAAGACGTTTCTGGGTCTCTGAGCCGGGGGTCCCTGGCAGACCCGGGGTCCGTCGACTTCTTCGTGGCTCTCGCGAGGAGGCTGGAGAGCGGCGGAAAACTTTGA
- a CDS encoding Zn-ribbon domain-containing OB-fold protein yields MSSKIAKYPGKEMRMDEIKAGKFLMTGYETTLKYSFTSGVAISRFLDGLKEGQLWARKCNVCGRTMIPPRMYCEEDFRPTDEWVRVKDTGKVSTFSISFVNNDASRRKKPIVVAVIEIDGASPEMGILHLMGEIKPDKVQVGMKVEAVWLPKAERKGAITDIAYFRPRR; encoded by the coding sequence ATGAGCTCCAAGATCGCAAAGTACCCGGGGAAGGAGATGAGGATGGACGAGATCAAGGCAGGCAAGTTCCTGATGACCGGGTACGAGACGACCCTCAAGTATTCGTTCACCTCCGGGGTCGCGATAAGCAGGTTCCTGGACGGGCTCAAGGAAGGCCAGCTGTGGGCCAGGAAGTGCAACGTGTGCGGGAGGACGATGATCCCTCCAAGGATGTACTGCGAGGAGGACTTCCGGCCGACCGACGAGTGGGTCCGCGTGAAGGACACTGGCAAGGTCAGCACCTTCTCGATCAGTTTCGTCAACAACGACGCCAGCAGGAGGAAGAAGCCGATCGTGGTCGCTGTCATAGAGATTGACGGAGCCTCGCCCGAGATGGGCATCCTGCACCTCATGGGAGAGATAAAGCCCGACAAGGTGCAGGTCGGGATGAAGGTGGAGGCGGTCTGGCTTCCCAAGGCTGAGAGGAAGGGGGCGATAACCGACATCGCCTACTTCAGGCCGAGGCGCTGA